The Allocatelliglobosispora scoriae genome contains a region encoding:
- a CDS encoding cytochrome P450, translating to MTEELMDYPLARECYYRPSARTAQLREAGPISRVRLYDGRSTWMVTGPAEARALLADPRVSNRSDFPDYPVMDPKLLQMRATREMAREVEEGGFAGALFGIDPPEHTRQRQMLVPKFTVRRVAVLRPELESIVDEQLDVLLAQGSPGDLVSAFSAPVPMRAVCAYLGVPYAEREEFEPIVRQLFDPAMADVAVERLNAYLGKLVISKEQNPGSGGLIDDLIAKHVTAGELDHTELIAFAQAILVAGTVTTSSLLALGTIALLDNPGQYATLVEDPDLIPGAVEEILRYVSLVEQLARVATEDIEIAGEVIKAGDGMLISFAGANLDPSVTTHPQELDVTRPPTHHLAFSHGIHHCLGRNLARLELEIAFRGLVTRFPTLRLAMPASQIPTYVDGDVQRVACLPVSW from the coding sequence ATGACCGAGGAGCTGATGGACTACCCGCTGGCCCGGGAGTGCTACTACCGGCCGTCGGCGCGGACCGCGCAGCTGCGGGAGGCGGGTCCGATCTCCCGCGTACGCCTCTATGACGGCCGCAGCACCTGGATGGTGACCGGGCCGGCCGAGGCGAGGGCGCTGCTCGCGGACCCCCGGGTCTCCAACCGCTCGGACTTCCCGGACTACCCGGTCATGGACCCGAAGCTGCTCCAGATGCGGGCGACCCGGGAGATGGCCCGCGAGGTGGAGGAGGGCGGTTTCGCCGGTGCCCTCTTCGGCATCGACCCGCCGGAGCACACCCGGCAGCGGCAGATGCTCGTGCCGAAGTTCACCGTCCGCCGGGTCGCCGTGCTGCGGCCGGAGCTGGAGTCCATCGTGGACGAACAGCTCGACGTGCTGCTGGCCCAGGGCTCGCCGGGCGACCTCGTCTCGGCGTTCTCCGCACCGGTGCCGATGCGGGCGGTCTGCGCCTACCTCGGTGTGCCCTACGCCGAGCGGGAGGAGTTCGAGCCGATCGTGCGGCAGCTCTTCGACCCGGCGATGGCAGACGTCGCGGTGGAGCGCCTCAACGCGTACCTGGGCAAGCTCGTGATCTCGAAGGAGCAGAACCCCGGCAGCGGCGGACTGATCGACGACCTGATCGCCAAGCACGTCACCGCCGGGGAGCTGGACCACACCGAGCTCATCGCCTTCGCCCAGGCGATCCTCGTCGCGGGCACGGTCACCACCTCCAGCCTCCTCGCGCTGGGCACGATCGCGCTCCTCGACAACCCCGGCCAGTACGCCACCCTCGTCGAGGACCCCGACCTGATCCCGGGTGCCGTGGAGGAGATCCTGCGCTACGTCTCCCTCGTCGAGCAGCTCGCCCGGGTCGCCACCGAGGACATCGAGATCGCCGGCGAGGTGATCAAGGCCGGTGACGGCATGCTGATCAGCTTCGCGGGCGCCAACCTCGACCCGAGCGTCACCACGCACCCGCAGGAGCTCGACGTGACCCGCCCGCCCACGCACCACCTCGCCTTCAGCCACGGCATCCACCACTGCCTGGGCCGCAACCTGGCCCGGCTGGAGCTGGAGATCGCCTTCCGCGGGCTGGTCACGCGTTTCCCGACGCTGCGGCTCGCGATGCCCGCCAGCCAGATCCCGACGTATGTCGACGGCGACGTCCAGCGCGTCGCCTGCCTCCCCGTCTCCTGGTAA
- a CDS encoding abortive infection protein yields the protein MEQATEGLAYRGVAYDTGTNFATGQGELSRTVWTKRGMKQEIAAIADQLNCNSITLYGSDLDRLEQAATVAIDSDLHIWLQPRLVDQAQDEILDHLAETARLAESLRRDGAKISLTVGAVHLIFTPGIAPGEQYHLRMANAYPDLPHRLLQPTGRLDFKEAAPRLNAFLQQAATVARALFGGQLGYSAAPFEEVDWALFDAIGIMYQYADRPRTADEHIAEIGRYRKWGKPIHIAEFGTATDAEAESRAFRFYDIVDRSGPVPLVLDGYVRDESAQAAYHLKMFDIFERAGVAGVAVSEFIHPTHPHSDDPRLDIDTASMAIVKTIRDDFDNPDSTYRFEPKESFHAIADYYAHVGFQAAAR from the coding sequence ATGGAGCAGGCTACCGAGGGCCTCGCCTACCGGGGTGTCGCCTATGACACCGGCACCAACTTCGCGACCGGGCAGGGCGAGCTCTCCCGGACCGTGTGGACCAAGCGCGGGATGAAGCAGGAGATCGCGGCCATCGCCGACCAGCTCAACTGCAACTCGATCACGCTCTACGGCAGCGACCTGGACCGGCTGGAGCAGGCGGCGACCGTCGCGATCGACTCCGACCTGCACATCTGGCTCCAGCCCCGCCTGGTCGACCAGGCGCAGGACGAGATCCTGGACCACCTCGCCGAGACGGCCCGGCTCGCCGAGTCGCTGCGCCGCGACGGTGCCAAGATCAGCCTGACCGTCGGCGCCGTGCACCTCATCTTCACCCCCGGCATCGCCCCCGGCGAGCAGTACCACCTGCGGATGGCGAACGCCTACCCCGACCTGCCGCACCGGCTCCTGCAGCCGACCGGCCGCCTCGACTTCAAGGAGGCCGCGCCCCGGCTCAACGCCTTCCTCCAGCAGGCGGCCACGGTGGCACGCGCCCTGTTCGGCGGGCAGCTCGGCTACTCCGCGGCACCCTTCGAGGAGGTGGACTGGGCGCTCTTCGACGCCATCGGGATCATGTACCAGTACGCCGACCGGCCGCGTACGGCCGACGAGCACATCGCCGAGATCGGGCGTTACCGCAAGTGGGGCAAGCCGATCCACATCGCGGAGTTCGGCACGGCGACCGATGCCGAGGCGGAGTCGCGGGCGTTCCGGTTCTACGACATCGTCGACCGGTCGGGGCCGGTCCCGCTGGTGCTCGACGGGTACGTCCGGGACGAGAGCGCGCAGGCCGCCTACCACCTGAAGATGTTCGACATCTTCGAGCGGGCCGGGGTGGCCGGGGTCGCGGTCTCGGAGTTCATCCACCCGACCCACCCGCACTCCGACGACCCCCGGCTCGACATCGACACCGCGAGCATGGCGATCGTGAAGACGATCCGGGACGACTTCGACAACCCCGACTCGACCTACCGGTTCGAGCCGAAGGAATCGTTCCACGCGATCGCGGACTACTACGCGCACGTCGGGTTCCAGGCGGCTGCCCGATGA